The Geomonas ferrireducens DNA segment GGGGAGTGTGGCGATGTTCATGTCGGGTAGTTTAACAGAAATACAGGCGGAACGCTGGGGTGGGAGGCGGCGAAAAGCCAAGTCTCTGTTACTCTTGTGGCTGGGCTATTAGCACTGGCACTCCGGCAACAGAAAAGGCCCGATGCATAATCATCGAGCCTTGTGTGAAAAAATAACTGGCGTCCAGTGAACCTGCTCGATCCGAGGGAGTGGTTTTGGTGCTTCCTGAAGTAACTTCTGCAGCCACCCTTGTCTGGTCTTTTTATGCCATAACGGACGAGATCTTAAAGCCTTTCGGCCTGGTCTCCTGAGCGTCAGTTACCAACCCCTGATGCCGCTTCATGCACCTGGAGTTGTTTTCGTGTCGATTTGTGAAGTTCTTTGTCTTGTTGTCCCTCCATAAGAAACATTTTACTCCTGCCACTTTGTCGGATCAACACTTTTTGTGCAGGTCTATGAGGTGCAAGGTACTGTTTTTCAGGAGGAAGATGTGCCGTCCCGCATACTCGTCATCAGCACGAACCGTGAGCGTGCCCCGCAGCCGACGGTTCCTCTCGGCGCGGCCTGGGTGGCCGAGTCGCTGCTGCAGGCCGGCTTCCAGGTCCGCCTGCTCGACCTCTGCTTCGCCCGGGATGCGCTGCGCGCGACGCAGGACGCCATCGCCGCGTTCGCTCCCGACGGCATCGCCCTTTCCGTAAGAAATCTCGACAACTGCAACTTCCTCAACCCCAAATCCTACCTTACCGAGGTGCGGCTACTGGTGGATTTCATCAAGTCGCGCAGCGACGCCAGAATCCTCGTGGGAGGCTCCGGCGTGAGCATCATGCCGCAGCAGGTCCTCGACTTTCTCGACCTGGACCATGCCGTTGTTGGGGAGGGGGAGCATGCCGCCCCGCTTTTTTTTCGCACTGAAGGAGCCGAGCATGCCGGACGTGTGGCAGGGGTGGCCCGCCGCAGCAAAGCCGGCATGGCGGACGCGGACGGGGGGGCTGCAAGCGCCGGCCCCTTCATCACGCCGCACCTGCACCGCTGGGTGGAGACACCGCGTTACCTCGCTCTGGAGCCGGTGCTGCCCGTCCAGGGGAAGAGGGGGTGCACCCATCGATGCCTATACTGCACCTACCGCAGCATCGAGGGGGAGTCGTGGCGGGTCAGGGAGCCGGGAGCGGTGGTCGATGAGATCCTATCGGCCATGCATCACACCCGGGCACGCGAGTTCGAGTTCGTGGACAGCATCTTCAACGAGCCGGAGGGGTATCTGGAAACCTTGCTAGATGAGATTTTGAGGCGTGGGATCAAGGCCCGCTTCAGCGTCTCGTCCCTTTCCCCGAAAGGGCTCACCAGGAATCAACTTGAGCTGATGGCCCGCGCGGGAGTGGCTTCCGCGGTCATCACTCCCGAGAGTGCAGCCGGCGCCACCCTGGCTGCGCTAGGCAAGGGATTCGACGAGGACGAGGTGCACCGCGCCGCGGAACTTGTTTCAAGCTCGCGCCTGCGCGCCTTGTGGTGCTTTCTTCTGGGTGGCCCCTCCGAAGATGAGATGACCCTGGGAAAGACGGTGGCCTTTCTGAACCGCTACCTGAGTGACAAAGACCACGCCTTCCTGACCACCGGGATACGTATCTACCCGGGTACCGGTTTGCATGATGTAGCCTTGCGGGATGGGCTGGTTGCGGCAGGAGACGATCTGCTCATGCCGGCTTTCTATTTTTCGCCGCAGCTTACCCCGCAGCAGGCCCGGACGCTTTTGGACCGGGGAATAAGGGCGCCGTCGCGCTGCATCAATCTGCTTGATACACAAGCTCCGGTAATTGGGGCTTTGCGCCGGATTGGAACTGCTGTGGGGTTGCCGACGCCGTACTGGCGCTATACCCGCTTCGCCAAGGCGATGAGCCGCAAACGCTGACAGAGGTGTAAGTCGCTCCTGCACGTTGATAATAATATGTTAGAATCGGCAAATGCTTTGTCACTCAATTCCCCTTCAGTACCAAGGAGCGACAGTGTCTGCTTTCATTCGAATGAGTAGCAAGCTGCTGTTGGTATTTTTGCTGCTGTTGCCTTTGTCGGTACAGGGCGCACCGGTGACGGTAAGGTTCACCGAAGGAATGGTGCGCGGCTTTCTCGTACTAAAAGACGAAACCGGCAATCGGATCGCTTCCGGTGATTTTCTGCAGCTACCCAAGGACGGCGGGATAAAGACCCGCATCGTACTCTATTTCAAGGACGGTTCTCTCCACGACGAGACGGTGATCTTCTCGCAGCAGCGCCACTTCCTCTTGAGGAGCTACCGGCTCATACAGAAAGGGAAGTCTTTCGACCAGGACCTTGATGTGTCCCTGGAACGGAGCCCCGGCACCTACCGGGTGCGCGTGAAAGGAAAGGATGGCCGCGAGAAGGTCATGCAGGGGGAGCTGGAACTTCCGCCCGACGTCTACAACGGCATGGTGCCGACGGTGATGAAGAACCTCGTCAAGGGGAACAGCGAGACCATCCACATGGTGGCCTTCACCCCGACACCGAGGGTCGTCGAGCTTGAGATGTCCCCTTCCGGCGAGAACAAGATACTGATCGGGGACGTCGAGAAGACGGCAAACCACTACGTGCTCAAACCGAAGCTCGGACTGCTGAGGCTTCCCGCCGCCCTCCTCGGCAAGAGCCCACCGGACAACCACATCTGGACCCTCATGGACGAGGTACCCGCCTTCGTCAAATTCGTAGGTCCTCTCGCCACGGGAGGCCCCGTCTGGCGTATCGAGCTGACGAGCCCCAGCTGGCCCAAATAGAAAAGGGAAAGAATCAGCCTATGCCGTTTATCCCACGCAGGAGGACAAACCTGGAATTTCTCGATCTCCCTTCGGACGTCTGCAGTGTCGACGAACTCGAAGGGAGTCTCGCCGACATTCGCACGGTGAACCGTTATCTGGGCGACCGCTGGGCGCTTTTGAAACACCTGTCGGCTCGGGCGAAGGGGCTGGTGCGGTTCACGGTGCTTGACGTCGCCACCGGTTCCGCCGACCTTCCGGTCACTATGGTTGAGTGGGCGCGTAAAAAAGGGATCGATATCAGCGTCACTGCAGTCGACATCAACAGCCGCACCATAGACATTGCGCGCCGGTGCACCCTGCAATACCCCGAGATCGAGCTGATGGTCGCCGATGCCCTGGAACTCCCGTTCCGGGATGGGAGCTTCGATTTCGTGCTCTGCAGCAAGACCCTGCACCACATGAAGGAGCCGGAAGGGATCGCCGCGCTGCGTGAAATCATGCGCGTGGCGCGGAGGGGATACCTCGTCATGGACCTGCAAAGGAGCTGGGTCGCCTACCTCCTCATCTACGCGCTCACGAGAATTTTCACCAGAAACCGCATGACCCGATACGACGGCCCGCTCTCCGTGCTGAAGGCGTTCACCGTCGAGGACCTCACCCTGTGGGCGCAGCAGGCGGGTGCCCCCTCCTTCAGGATCCACCGCGAGCCGTTCTGGCTGCTCGTTCTCTCCGGGGATAAATCATGAAGTTCTCCGTCGCCACCAATTTCGAGCCCGACCTGCTGCCCGCTCTCGAAGGATTTCCGGTCACGGAGCTCTTCGGCAAGCTTGCCAGTGACAGCATAGGCGGGGGGCGCGCCTCCTTCATGCTGGCGCCCCTCGGCAGGGACCGCTTCCGCGCCCACGTCGCAGATGCGGCGCGGAGGGGAATCGGGTTCAACTACCTGCTGAACCCCGCCTGCCTGGACAACCGCGAGTACACCCGCAAGGGGCAGCAGGACCTGGAACGGCTGCTCGAGTTTATCGAGGAGTGCGACGTCACCTCGGTAACCGTCTCGCTTCCTTTCCTGCTTCCCATCATCAAGAAGCGGCACCCACGCCTCAAGGTGCGGGTGGGCGTCTACGCGCGGGTGGATTGCGTGGCGAAGGCCAAGTTCTGGGAGGAACTGGGGGCGGACTGCATCACGCTCGAATCGATCGCGGTGAACCGGGACTTCGCCATGCTGCAGGCGATCCGCGAGGCGGTGCGCATCGAGCTTCAGCTCATCGCCAACTCCAACTGCCTCATCTTCTGCCCCTGGTCGGGACAGCACATGGTGAACCTGTCGCACGCCTCCCAGAAGGGGCACGAAAGCCGCGGCTTCATGATCGATTACTGCGCCCTGCGCTGCTCCGCGGCAAAGCTCGCCGACCCGTCGCATTACCTGCGCTCCGAGTTTATCCGGCCCGAGGACCTCGGAGCCTACACCGGGCTTGGCTACCATTTCTTCAAGATCCTGGAGCGGGGTGCGCCGACGCAGGTGCTGGCGCGCCGGGTGAGGGCCTACGCAGAAGGACGCTTCGAAGGAAACCTGCTCGATCTGATCCAGCCATACGGTTACCGGGGGGGCGGAGGAAGCGGGGGGCTTGCCGGGCTTTTGAGGTTCGCGAGGTTCTTCCTCCGTCCGGCAACGGTGAGCCCTACCGGGCTCATGCGCCTGAAGCGTCTGGCCGAGAAGCGCGGCTTGCTGGCGGGACTGGACTGGCACCCGGTCTACATCGACAACCGGCTCCTGGACGGCTTTCTGGACGGCCTGAAGGAAATCGAATGCCGGGGCTGTGATTGCTCCCGGTGCGGCTACTGCGCCCGCTGGGCGGAGAAGGCGGTCAGAGTCGACGCGAAGTACCGCGAGGAGATGCTGCAGCTTTACCAGGCCGCTTTCCATGACATGCATTCCGGCGCCCTCTGGGGGGTGACCGATAGGAGGGGATGATGATCGATGCACGTTTCACCAAAGGGGAGCCTGCCTCGCCCGGGGCGGTCTACGTCGCCTCAGTGGCGTCGGCCGTACCGGAGTTCAGCGCATCCCAAAGTTACGCGGCGGAACTCGTCCGGCAGCGCTTCAAGGAGAGCCTGACGCCGAGGAGCCTCGGGTTGATCCGGGCGACCTTCGAGCACCCGGCCATCGAGAAACGTCACTTTGCCGTCGACGCGCCGGCGCGCATCTTCGACGAGACCGCTGACGAACGTGTCGCCCGTTTCACAGAAGAATCGGTGGCGCTTGCGGCGCGGGTAGTGTTGTCCGCACTGGAACAAGTGGGGTTATCGCCCTTGCAGGTGAGCGGCTTGGTGCTCAACACCTGTACCGGCTACATCTGTCCCGGCATCTCCACCTACGTTGCGCAGCGTCTCGGAATGCGATCGAGCACCCGGCTTTACGACCTCGTCGGTAGCGGCTGCGGCGGCGCAATCCCGAACCTGCAGGTGGCCGAGTCGATGCTGAGAACAACCGGTGGCGTCGTGGTGAGCGTCTCGGTGGAGATCTGCAGC contains these protein-coding regions:
- a CDS encoding B12-binding domain-containing radical SAM protein, which produces MPSRILVISTNRERAPQPTVPLGAAWVAESLLQAGFQVRLLDLCFARDALRATQDAIAAFAPDGIALSVRNLDNCNFLNPKSYLTEVRLLVDFIKSRSDARILVGGSGVSIMPQQVLDFLDLDHAVVGEGEHAAPLFFRTEGAEHAGRVAGVARRSKAGMADADGGAASAGPFITPHLHRWVETPRYLALEPVLPVQGKRGCTHRCLYCTYRSIEGESWRVREPGAVVDEILSAMHHTRAREFEFVDSIFNEPEGYLETLLDEILRRGIKARFSVSSLSPKGLTRNQLELMARAGVASAVITPESAAGATLAALGKGFDEDEVHRAAELVSSSRLRALWCFLLGGPSEDEMTLGKTVAFLNRYLSDKDHAFLTTGIRIYPGTGLHDVALRDGLVAAGDDLLMPAFYFSPQLTPQQARTLLDRGIRAPSRCINLLDTQAPVIGALRRIGTAVGLPTPYWRYTRFAKAMSRKR
- a CDS encoding methyltransferase domain-containing protein; translation: MPFIPRRRTNLEFLDLPSDVCSVDELEGSLADIRTVNRYLGDRWALLKHLSARAKGLVRFTVLDVATGSADLPVTMVEWARKKGIDISVTAVDINSRTIDIARRCTLQYPEIELMVADALELPFRDGSFDFVLCSKTLHHMKEPEGIAALREIMRVARRGYLVMDLQRSWVAYLLIYALTRIFTRNRMTRYDGPLSVLKAFTVEDLTLWAQQAGAPSFRIHREPFWLLVLSGDKS
- a CDS encoding U32 family peptidase; protein product: MKFSVATNFEPDLLPALEGFPVTELFGKLASDSIGGGRASFMLAPLGRDRFRAHVADAARRGIGFNYLLNPACLDNREYTRKGQQDLERLLEFIEECDVTSVTVSLPFLLPIIKKRHPRLKVRVGVYARVDCVAKAKFWEELGADCITLESIAVNRDFAMLQAIREAVRIELQLIANSNCLIFCPWSGQHMVNLSHASQKGHESRGFMIDYCALRCSAAKLADPSHYLRSEFIRPEDLGAYTGLGYHFFKILERGAPTQVLARRVRAYAEGRFEGNLLDLIQPYGYRGGGGSGGLAGLLRFARFFLRPATVSPTGLMRLKRLAEKRGLLAGLDWHPVYIDNRLLDGFLDGLKEIECRGCDCSRCGYCARWAEKAVRVDAKYREEMLQLYQAAFHDMHSGALWGVTDRRG
- a CDS encoding type III polyketide synthase — protein: MIDARFTKGEPASPGAVYVASVASAVPEFSASQSYAAELVRQRFKESLTPRSLGLIRATFEHPAIEKRHFAVDAPARIFDETADERVARFTEESVALAARVVLSALEQVGLSPLQVSGLVLNTCTGYICPGISTYVAQRLGMRSSTRLYDLVGSGCGGAIPNLQVAESMLRTTGGVVVSVSVEICSAAFQMDNDLSLILSNALFGDGAAAAVLWQKPVGFELTASAGRYVPEEREAIRFIHKGGQLHNQLSTDLPGLVARAAAEVVDDLLDSAALEKEDIGAWALHTGGEKVINAVRDQVGIPEELLWATRRVLSQYGNMSSPTVWFVLEEMMQKGIPAGTWCVLLAYGAGLSAHAYLLRKT